The Calothrix sp. PCC 7507 DNA segment AATTTCTAAACTGCTGTGTTCCCTGACCTTCGCTAGATGAGTTCATACCCAAACCGTCATCTATAACTGCCACAGTATAGCAACCTTCGGATGGCGAGCAAGTAACTACAAGGCGGGTTACTCCCGTAGCGTGTTGACCAACATTGCACAAAGCTTCTTCCAGGAATCGGCAAAATCCTCGCTTTTGTTCAATACTTAAGTGTGAATTGTCTATAGGCTCAAATGTCCTGATTTTCACCTTGAGGGTTTTAAAACAAGGAAAGTCTCGCTCTAACGTATAACTGTAAATTTGATAGAGAATTTCGTGCAGCGGATCGTTTAGGTTTATTACGAGACCTTTTCCTAAATAGAGGCTACTGTCTTGATTTGTAGGTTCTTGTTGTAGAAATTCATAAATACCTCGGAGATCATTGTTCAATTTTTCAAGTTCTGTTTGAATTTCGAGTAATAATTCATCTGTTGGTAAATCCTCCTAGAAGTCGCTCTCATTATCAGTTTACCAAAAACTTATATAATATTCTCACCTGCTTTAAAAAAGCTTTATGTCGATATGATAATCCAGTTACGTTCAAACTTTATTTAATAAAAAAAATCGGTGTAGGAGACAGTCCTATACCGTTTATTATGTATGCATTAAGTCAGTTTCGGCGGTTAACTAGTACCGCAAGGCGGAAGTCAAAAGTCAAAAGTCAAAAGTCAAAAGTCAAAAGTCAAAAGTCAAAAGTCAAAAGTCAAAAGAATTGTATTCTGGGCTTTTGCTCCATTTGAAATGGTATGTTTATTTACGCCGCGATGTACTAGGGAGAGAGGTTTTGAGGCTTCGGGGTTGTTTGGAAAGTCGTACAGTATGCCGGATAACCTTTATGCAAAGCTCTCAATGATACAGATGCGTTGGTAAGGGTACGGCACTAGTATATTTGCGATAAAATTAAGGAAGATTGCAGTTTTAATGCACTAATGCGATCGCTCTTTTTGTCAAAGTCTCCGCAGTCAATCCATTAAACGCCATCAACTCACCAGCGCTGGCTGTGGTTTCCCCACGCTTCCAGGCGAAGGTATCGCGCTTGCTGCTGCTGCGTAACAAAATTGGTTCTAGCATTGCTGCAGCACCACCAGTTACACCAATTAGCGCATCACCAGCAAATAATTCGGCAAATTTATCATCCTCTAAGAAACCACCATCGGGTTCGGAACAAGTTTCCCATGCAGTATCATCAGGACGATATAAACGGCGGGGATTGATAATAGAAACTATCTTGACTCCAATACCTTCAGTTTCTAAGAAAGCTGCGGCTTCAAATACTGGGATTAGTGTTAAATCACCAATAACAGCAAATACAACTTGTTTTGCACCAGTGACTTCATGTAATAACACCGCACCGTCGCGTAAACCTTGGCGGGTTTGTTCTAATGTGGTGCGAATTGGTAATGGTGACTTACTTGCAGTAATCACAATTCCCTTATTTTTAGTTTTCAATGCCCAGTCATAACAGGCTTGAATGCTGTTAGCATCGGGAGGGAATAATGGGAATATATTTCCATTCCGCATGAGGGAAGCAAAATAAGCTTCTATTTCTGGACGTTGGTGAGTCCAACCGTTGCGCCCTTGCTCTAATGCCCCAGCAGTAAATAAGGTAATTGTTGAAGGTGTTTGACGGCGTAATTCTGCCATTGCTTGGGTGACGGTTTGCCAAATTGGTAAGCCGTTGATGGCAAAAGATTCATAAGAACACCACAGAGTTCTTGCACCCATTAACGCTAAACCTGCGGCTAAACCTGCACAAGCATCTTCACTCAATGGTTCATAAACTTGTCCGTTTGGTGCTTGGTTATATAAGTCGTCGGTTGTGGGGTGGATAATCTTGAGTGCTTGGTTGATGTTGGCAATTCCTGATGCTTCGTTACCATCGGCGTTGGTGACAAGGAAATTTGGATCTTTCTTCCCAACTATTCCTACTAATCTTCCCATTGCTGTTGTGGCAACTTTGGGATCTCCACCAACTGCATATTCTTCTAAAGGTAATTCTCCTAAGTCTGGTAATGGTAATTCAAATTCTGTGACTACTGTTTTAGCTGCGGGGCCACCACTGGCGCGTTCGGCGTTGGTGCGTACTGTTTGCCAAGCCTCGGCTGATAAGGCGCGGGTTTGCAAGGCGCTGATGATATGGGGTGCGTCGAGGGTATCTTTGGGATAGAGGTTGTGAGATTTTGCACCTGTGGCGTGAACACCTGCACCTTTGAGTTGTTTGATGATGAAGACGGTGAGTTTACCGCTTGCAGCTGATTTTGCGGCTTTATCGACAGCAACGAGTACGGCTTTGGTAAATTCCAGGCGTTTCTCGAAGGAGAAGGCGGTACTATCAACATAATCCCCTGGTTGGTTTTGGTCGTCGAATTCTTTAGCATCGACTAGCACGACTTCATCAAAACCGTTACCTTGCCAGTAGGCTATCATCTGTGCGTTGGTTTTGAGGGAAACCATGCTGTGGTGTTCTTGGCTGTAACCGTTCCATACCAATACTGGTAAGAAGTTGGTGACACTGGGGTAAGCTGTATGGAAGTGGGCGATCGCACTCACAATATAAGGCTCACCCAATCCCCCATCCCCCACAGTAAAGGGGAATAATTTATCTCGATGCAGCAATGCAGCCGACATTGCAAAGTGTTGCCCTTGTCCCAAAGGCCCTGCGGGTGCGAGAATACCGGGAATGTAACCGGAGAGGTGTCCTAAAAGTCCATGCTTTTCCCGGAAGCGATCGCGCAATTGTTGGACTGTAAAGATTCCCATATCTTCCAAGGAGCGATCCAGGAACATGGCACTATAAAATCCAGGGGCATGGTGTCCGACTTCGGTAATAATGTTTTTGTACCCTAACATGACCAAAGCTGCATAGGCTTCCGCTTGACTAGCAAATCCACCAGGATGTCCAGAAGCTTTACTACCTGTGATTTGTAGCGTTAGGTAACGTAAGGCATCGGCGGCGAGTAAGGTTTGATATACGGCTGCTGGATCGGTAGGATCGGCGATCGCTATTTTGCCAGAAGCGATCGTAGGGGTTGCACCATAGGTTTCAAAACCTGGTAGCGCTTCCCCAAAATATTGAATTCCTTCACAAAAATTGGGAAGCGCTGAAGATGCTTTTGGGGTGATTGCCGTCATGCTGAGTACCTTATAAGGATGAGGAGCAACTGTAAATGCTCGTTCAAGTTAACAAAAATTTTACAACTATCAGGTTGTATCAGTTGATTGCAGTTTGGCAATAGTCAAGATAAGCAGCTTCAATGCAAATTAAAAAAAATTTAATGTTGTTTTTTGAGTTTCATTGCCAAAAAAGAGTTATCCACTAAAAACAGCCTATGAAACTGCCAAAAGGCCCCCAATCCCCAGCGCTTGTACAGATGCTGCAATGGATCTTTCGTCCTATGCCGTTTATGGCAGAATGTGCAGAGCGCTATGGCGACATCTTCACTATGCAATTGAATGGCCCTGTGGTGTTCACTTGCAATCCCCAAGCGTTACAGCAAATGTTGACTAGTGATACCAAAGAATTTACAGCTCCCCGTGATTGGAACATGGTTTTTGAACCAATGCTAGGGAAAAATTCTTTAATTACAGTTGATGGGGAGGTACATCGCCGTCAACGCCAATTGTTAATGCCTCCCTTGCATGGCGATAGAATGCGAACCTATGGACAGGTAATTAATGATGTCACAGAGCAAGTAATTAGCCAATGGCAAATAGATAAACCTTTCTGTGTGCGATCGGCAATGCAAGCTATTACCATGCGGGTAATCATGCAAGCCGTGTTTGGATTATATGAAGGGCCACGCGCCGAGGAGTTGGAGACAGTCTTAGCGACAATGTTAAATGAGTCCTCCCCCTTCCGGGTGATCGAACTCTATTTTCCGGCTCTACGCCAGGATTTTGGGCCTCGGAGTTCTTGGGGGAGGTTTATCCGTCGCCGCCAGCGAGTGCATCAACTTCTGAATGAGGAAATTCAGGAACGACGAGATAACCCTGATGAGTCACGCACAGATATTCTGAATTTACTCATGGCAGCTCGTGATGAAGACGGTCAACCAATGACTGATGAAGAACTGCGTGATGAATTGATGACGCTGTTGACAGCCGGACACGAAACCACTGCAACTGCCTTAACCTGGGCTTTGTACTGGATTCATAAATCACCATCAGTGCAAGAAAAGCTGCTGGCAGAACTCGATAATTTAAGCGATCGCTCAGACTCCACTAGTATTCTTAAATTACCCTATCTCAACGCTGTTTACTCGGAAACCTTGCGGATTTACCCAGTGGGGATGCTGACTTTTCCACGAGTTGTCAAAACACCTGTATCTCTGTGTGGTTACGAATTAGCACCAGGTACTGTTGTGCTGGGTTCGATTTATTTGACCCACCAACGAGAAGATTTATACCCACAACATCAGCAATTTAAACCAGAACGCTTTTTAGAACGCCAATTTTCACCCTATGAGTTTTTGCCCTTTGGCGGTGGTGTCAGACGCTGCATTGGGATGGCGTTCGCTCAGTTTGAAATGAAAGTAGTACTTGCCAAAATTCTTAGTAGCTGGGATTTAGCATTAGTTGATCACCGTGACGTGCAACCCAAGCGTCGCGGTTTAGTGACAGGGCCTGATCGTAGCATTCAGATGGTTGTAAAAAGCCAGCATCAGCCAAAGTCTCGTACTTTAGTCCACCCACAAGGGGATAGTCACAACAACTAACATGTGTAAGGGCGAACGGTTGTTCGCCCCTACGCCCTGCAAAAGAACAAAATCTCTCCTGAGATATGTTAGATAAATAGCGATCGCCACTAAACTGACATAGCAATATTGATTTTTTATACATATAGCTATGTTAGATATCTATATCATTAACTTATTGGTGATTGGTCTACTATTGCTAATCGTCACATTAGGTTCTGGTTGGATTTCGCGCTTACCACTTTCCTTTGCTCTTATCTACCTATTGGTTGGGATTTTTTTAGGTCCCTATGGCTTAGGATTGATTCAATTGCGCCGTGATGATGTATTCAATGCAGAATTTCTACAACGCCTCACAGAATTGGTGGTAATTATTTCTGTATTTAGCTGTGGTTTAAAAATAGTTCGACCTTTAAACTTTAAAGTTTGGGCTATTACAATTAGGCTTATTGGTTTTTTAATGCCGATTTCAATTTTTTCTTTAGCTATTGTCGGCAAATTATTGTTAAATTTAGATTGGGGAGCAGCTATTTTATTAGGTGCAATTCTTGCCCCCACCGATCCAGTCTTAGCCTCAGAAGTGCAACTAACTGATACTAAAGACAAAGATGAGTTACGCTTTGGTCTAACTTCAGAAGGTGGATTAAATGACGCTTTAGCATTTCCCTTTGTTTATTTTGGGCTTTATGCCTTAAAAGATAGTAACTGGGATAACTGGTTTAAACAATGGTTAGCAGTTGATTTAATTTGGGCGATCGCATCCGGTATTGTGATGGGCATTATTATTGCCAAAGCAATAGTTTGGCTTGATAAACAAGTCCAAAAGCACCGTTCTGCTAATGAATTAATGGAAGATTTTATTGCCATCAGCATGATTTTACTGACTTATTCATTAACAGAAATTATCAACGGCTATGGATTTTTGGCAGTATTTGTAGCTGGCTTAGTTGCCCAAAAAAGTTACCGAAGCTCAGAAAAGCCACTAGGGCAATTAGAATTTATTGAACGACTAGAAAAGCTACTAGAAGTTGCAACAATCTTATTACTAGGTTCGATATTACTATTAGAGCCAATTGTTAAGTATTCAACTCAATCTTTTTTAGTTATATTTCTGTTATTCTTTCTCATCCGTCCTCTGGGAGTCTGGATTAGTACAATTGGTGTAAGTCCTGTAGATTCCCATCGCCGCACCTTACACCCAAGAACTCGCTGGTTACTTGGTTGGTTTGGCATTCGTGGTGTAGGTTCTTTATATTATCTTGCTTATGCATTTGGTCATGGCTTAAAAGGCGAAACTGCTGAACAAATAGCTTGGATAACTTACACCACAATTGTAGTTTCGGTGATTGTACATGGAATTAGTGCTACGCCTTTAATGAATTGGTATGAGCGTAGTATTGCCAACCAAAGAAAGTCTACTTCTCGCACCACCATTGATGAATTTGAATAGAGCTAATTACAAGTTCAAATG contains these protein-coding regions:
- a CDS encoding sensor histidine kinase → MNNDLRGIYEFLQQEPTNQDSSLYLGKGLVINLNDPLHEILYQIYSYTLERDFPCFKTLKVKIRTFEPIDNSHLSIEQKRGFCRFLEEALCNVGQHATGVTRLVVTCSPSEGCYTVAVIDDGLGMNSSSEGQGTQQFRNLARQFKGKFRRVSLSPKGTLCELSCPVGKSWFW
- a CDS encoding transketolase, giving the protein MTAITPKASSALPNFCEGIQYFGEALPGFETYGATPTIASGKIAIADPTDPAAVYQTLLAADALRYLTLQITGSKASGHPGGFASQAEAYAALVMLGYKNIITEVGHHAPGFYSAMFLDRSLEDMGIFTVQQLRDRFREKHGLLGHLSGYIPGILAPAGPLGQGQHFAMSAALLHRDKLFPFTVGDGGLGEPYIVSAIAHFHTAYPSVTNFLPVLVWNGYSQEHHSMVSLKTNAQMIAYWQGNGFDEVVLVDAKEFDDQNQPGDYVDSTAFSFEKRLEFTKAVLVAVDKAAKSAASGKLTVFIIKQLKGAGVHATGAKSHNLYPKDTLDAPHIISALQTRALSAEAWQTVRTNAERASGGPAAKTVVTEFELPLPDLGELPLEEYAVGGDPKVATTAMGRLVGIVGKKDPNFLVTNADGNEASGIANINQALKIIHPTTDDLYNQAPNGQVYEPLSEDACAGLAAGLALMGARTLWCSYESFAINGLPIWQTVTQAMAELRRQTPSTITLFTAGALEQGRNGWTHQRPEIEAYFASLMRNGNIFPLFPPDANSIQACYDWALKTKNKGIVITASKSPLPIRTTLEQTRQGLRDGAVLLHEVTGAKQVVFAVIGDLTLIPVFEAAAFLETEGIGVKIVSIINPRRLYRPDDTAWETCSEPDGGFLEDDKFAELFAGDALIGVTGGAAAMLEPILLRSSSKRDTFAWKRGETTASAGELMAFNGLTAETLTKRAIALVH
- a CDS encoding cytochrome P450, coding for MKLPKGPQSPALVQMLQWIFRPMPFMAECAERYGDIFTMQLNGPVVFTCNPQALQQMLTSDTKEFTAPRDWNMVFEPMLGKNSLITVDGEVHRRQRQLLMPPLHGDRMRTYGQVINDVTEQVISQWQIDKPFCVRSAMQAITMRVIMQAVFGLYEGPRAEELETVLATMLNESSPFRVIELYFPALRQDFGPRSSWGRFIRRRQRVHQLLNEEIQERRDNPDESRTDILNLLMAARDEDGQPMTDEELRDELMTLLTAGHETTATALTWALYWIHKSPSVQEKLLAELDNLSDRSDSTSILKLPYLNAVYSETLRIYPVGMLTFPRVVKTPVSLCGYELAPGTVVLGSIYLTHQREDLYPQHQQFKPERFLERQFSPYEFLPFGGGVRRCIGMAFAQFEMKVVLAKILSSWDLALVDHRDVQPKRRGLVTGPDRSIQMVVKSQHQPKSRTLVHPQGDSHNN
- a CDS encoding sodium:proton antiporter; the protein is MLDIYIINLLVIGLLLLIVTLGSGWISRLPLSFALIYLLVGIFLGPYGLGLIQLRRDDVFNAEFLQRLTELVVIISVFSCGLKIVRPLNFKVWAITIRLIGFLMPISIFSLAIVGKLLLNLDWGAAILLGAILAPTDPVLASEVQLTDTKDKDELRFGLTSEGGLNDALAFPFVYFGLYALKDSNWDNWFKQWLAVDLIWAIASGIVMGIIIAKAIVWLDKQVQKHRSANELMEDFIAISMILLTYSLTEIINGYGFLAVFVAGLVAQKSYRSSEKPLGQLEFIERLEKLLEVATILLLGSILLLEPIVKYSTQSFLVIFLLFFLIRPLGVWISTIGVSPVDSHRRTLHPRTRWLLGWFGIRGVGSLYYLAYAFGHGLKGETAEQIAWITYTTIVVSVIVHGISATPLMNWYERSIANQRKSTSRTTIDEFE